From the Teredinibacter turnerae T7901 genome, one window contains:
- the tsf gene encoding translation elongation factor Ts, translating into MAVSASLVKELRERTGLGMMECKKALAETDGDIDAAIENLRKASGLKAAKKADRTAAEGVVAAKVADDGSYGVLVEVNSETDFVARDAGFLAFVDSVVEKAFSAKAADVAAVNDEAMESTRQALVQKIGENIGIRRVSLIEADGGLVGAYVHSNNRIAVMVQLANGGSVELAKDVAMHIAAVNPQVVNPEDMPEEVVNKEKDIIKAQPDMEGKPEQIVEKMMTGRINKFLKENSLVEQPFVKDPEITVGALVKKEGASVVSFSRFEVGEGIEKKEEDFAAEVAAQVAASKGNA; encoded by the coding sequence ATGGCAGTTAGTGCTTCTTTAGTGAAAGAACTTCGTGAGCGCACCGGTCTTGGCATGATGGAGTGCAAAAAAGCGCTGGCCGAAACCGATGGCGATATCGATGCGGCAATCGAAAATCTGCGTAAAGCATCTGGTTTGAAGGCGGCTAAAAAGGCAGATCGCACAGCTGCAGAGGGTGTTGTTGCTGCGAAGGTTGCCGACGACGGCAGCTACGGCGTATTGGTTGAGGTTAACAGTGAGACCGACTTTGTTGCGCGCGATGCTGGCTTCCTGGCATTTGTTGACTCTGTTGTTGAGAAAGCATTCTCAGCTAAAGCGGCAGACGTTGCTGCAGTTAACGATGAAGCAATGGAAAGCACACGTCAGGCGCTGGTGCAGAAGATTGGTGAAAATATCGGCATTCGTCGTGTAAGTCTGATTGAAGCAGATGGCGGTCTTGTCGGTGCGTATGTTCACTCTAACAACCGTATTGCAGTGATGGTTCAGTTGGCCAATGGCGGCAGTGTTGAGCTTGCGAAAGATGTCGCTATGCACATTGCGGCAGTGAATCCTCAGGTGGTTAACCCTGAAGATATGCCGGAAGAAGTTGTCAACAAAGAGAAGGATATCATCAAGGCGCAGCCAGATATGGAAGGTAAGCCAGAGCAGATCGTCGAGAAGATGATGACTGGTCGTATCAACAAGTTCCTGAAAGAGAACAGCCTGGTTGAGCAGCCTTTTGTGAAAGATCCAGAAATCACTGTTGGTGCCCTGGTTAAGAAAGAAGGTGCGAGCGTTGTGAGCTTCAGCCGTTTCGAGGTTGGAGAAGGTATCGAGAAGAAAGAAGAAGACTTCGCTGCCGAAGTTGCCGCGCAGGTCGCTGCATCCAAGGGCAACGCATAA
- the dapC gene encoding succinyldiaminopimelate transaminase, protein MNPNLDLLQPYPFEKLRQLKAGAQPPAELEHIALSIGEPKHPAPQFALDALSNQLATIANYPVTLGLPELREACADWSTRRFNLKPGTLSSETQVLPVNGTREALFAFVQVAVDSSQPSPSVLMPNPFYQIYEGAAILAGAKPVFLNCTEENGFLCDFDRVPAATWKACQLLFICNPGNPTGAVMSLEQQIKLIELADEHDFIIASDECYSELYFDEHTPPPGLLQACAAMGRDDYKRCVIFHSLSKRSNLPGLRSGFVAGDQAIIEKFYQYRTYHGCAMPLFAQAASIAAWRDETHVVENRELYRQKFDRVLAILGDSLPVIRPDASFYLWPQTPVSDTEFARDLFAEQHVTVLPGSYLARSTADGNPGSQRIRMALVASLDECEQAAQRLRAFVEARY, encoded by the coding sequence ATGAACCCCAATCTCGATCTGCTACAGCCTTACCCGTTTGAAAAACTGCGCCAGCTTAAAGCCGGTGCACAGCCGCCCGCTGAACTCGAACACATCGCTCTTTCAATTGGTGAGCCCAAGCACCCGGCACCGCAGTTTGCTCTGGATGCGCTTTCTAACCAGTTGGCGACCATCGCAAATTACCCGGTGACGCTCGGCCTGCCGGAACTGCGCGAAGCCTGCGCCGACTGGAGCACTCGTCGTTTCAATCTTAAACCGGGAACCTTGAGCAGCGAAACTCAGGTATTGCCGGTGAACGGTACCCGCGAGGCATTGTTTGCGTTCGTGCAGGTTGCGGTGGATTCAAGCCAGCCATCGCCCTCGGTGCTTATGCCGAACCCGTTCTATCAAATTTATGAAGGCGCGGCGATTTTGGCTGGCGCCAAGCCGGTATTTTTGAACTGCACCGAAGAAAACGGTTTTCTCTGCGATTTCGACCGGGTGCCCGCCGCGACCTGGAAAGCGTGCCAACTGCTGTTTATCTGTAACCCCGGCAACCCAACCGGCGCGGTAATGAGCCTCGAACAGCAGATAAAACTCATCGAATTAGCCGACGAGCACGACTTCATTATCGCCAGCGACGAATGCTACTCGGAACTGTACTTCGACGAACACACACCGCCCCCGGGGTTGCTGCAGGCCTGCGCCGCCATGGGACGCGACGATTACAAGCGCTGCGTTATTTTTCACAGCCTGTCCAAACGCTCCAACCTGCCGGGATTGCGCTCGGGCTTTGTTGCTGGCGATCAGGCGATTATCGAAAAATTCTATCAGTACCGCACCTACCACGGCTGCGCCATGCCATTGTTCGCCCAGGCCGCCAGTATTGCCGCCTGGCGGGACGAAACTCACGTAGTGGAAAACCGTGAGCTCTATCGTCAAAAATTCGATCGGGTGCTGGCGATACTGGGAGATTCACTGCCGGTAATTCGCCCAGACGCCAGCTTTTACCTGTGGCCGCAAACGCCGGTGAGCGATACTGAATTTGCACGCGACCTGTTCGCCGAACAGCATGTGACTGTTCTGCCCGGGTCCTATTTGGCGCGCAGCACTGCAGATGGGAATCCTGGCAGTCAGCGGATACGCATGGCTCTCGTCGCCTCATTGGACGAATGTGAGCAGGCCGCACAGCGTTTGCGCGCATTTGTCGAGGCGCGCTATTAA
- the rseP gene encoding RIP metalloprotease RseP yields the protein MQFISTVFYFLIALMILVAIHEFGHFYVARRCGVRVLRFSIGFGSRLFSWRDKQGTEYAISAIPLGGYVKMLDEREGEVAPEDLPYTYNHKSPPQRIAIAMAGPLANLILAFILYWVFFFVRGGVTLAPVIGAVDAGSIAAAAGLEKGQEIVAVDGRAVHSRRDVELMLLNRVGETGQIAFVVTYPGSDLQYESRANINGWMQDVVAPDLVKGVGIRFFEPKIATEIGTVEPESAAARAGFKEGDRILEADGVAMEDGRQWIDYVRAHPAEEIRVLVARDNGQEELFLTPGVKKDSAGIEYGFAGVSLPQVDSWPEEMVRFQHFGPLDSAVKAAQETRDVVTMVLLSVKKLVVGEISTKNLSGPIGIAKVAGDSAKAGIWSFVNFLAYISVLLGVFNLLPIPVLDGGHIVYGLIEWVKGSPVSEKVQVWGYQVGMALILGLMAIAFYHDIMRL from the coding sequence ATGCAATTTATCTCGACCGTTTTTTATTTCCTGATCGCACTGATGATTCTGGTGGCGATCCACGAGTTTGGGCATTTTTATGTGGCCAGGCGATGTGGCGTGCGGGTATTGCGGTTTTCCATCGGATTCGGCAGTCGCTTGTTTTCGTGGCGCGATAAGCAAGGCACTGAATACGCGATCTCCGCTATTCCGCTCGGTGGTTACGTCAAAATGCTGGACGAGCGGGAAGGTGAGGTGGCGCCGGAGGATCTTCCGTACACCTATAACCACAAGTCACCGCCGCAGCGAATTGCGATAGCGATGGCCGGCCCATTGGCGAACCTCATTTTGGCGTTCATCTTGTACTGGGTGTTTTTCTTTGTGCGTGGTGGTGTCACCTTAGCGCCGGTTATTGGTGCTGTGGATGCAGGCTCGATTGCCGCTGCCGCTGGCCTCGAGAAGGGGCAGGAGATAGTCGCGGTCGATGGGCGTGCAGTGCACAGTCGGCGAGACGTTGAGTTGATGCTATTGAACCGGGTTGGCGAAACAGGGCAAATAGCCTTTGTTGTGACCTATCCCGGATCGGATTTACAGTACGAATCACGCGCAAACATTAATGGCTGGATGCAGGACGTGGTCGCGCCAGATCTTGTCAAAGGTGTCGGCATCCGGTTTTTCGAGCCGAAAATCGCGACAGAAATTGGCACTGTAGAACCGGAGAGCGCGGCCGCACGCGCAGGTTTTAAAGAAGGCGACCGCATACTCGAAGCTGACGGGGTTGCGATGGAGGACGGGCGCCAGTGGATCGATTATGTGCGTGCTCACCCGGCCGAAGAAATTCGGGTCCTGGTGGCCCGTGATAATGGGCAAGAAGAGTTGTTCCTTACGCCTGGCGTTAAAAAAGATAGCGCGGGGATAGAGTACGGTTTTGCTGGCGTGAGCTTGCCACAGGTTGATTCCTGGCCGGAAGAAATGGTGCGCTTTCAACATTTTGGCCCGTTGGATAGTGCGGTGAAAGCTGCTCAAGAGACGCGTGATGTGGTCACGATGGTGCTGCTTTCTGTCAAAAAACTGGTCGTGGGTGAAATATCCACGAAAAACTTGAGCGGCCCGATTGGCATTGCTAAAGTTGCCGGCGACTCAGCAAAGGCGGGTATTTGGTCCTTTGTAAATTTTCTTGCCTATATCAGTGTTCTTCTCGGCGTGTTCAACCTGTTGCCCATACCGGTTTTGGACGGTGGCCATATTGTTTACGGCCTGATTGAGTGGGTTAAAGGCAGTCCTGTTTCCGAAAAAGTGCAGGTCTGGGGTTATCAGGTTGGTATGGCCTTAATCCTCGGGTTGATGGCGATAGCCTTTTATCACGACATCATGCGCCTTTAG
- a CDS encoding phosphatidate cytidylyltransferase, with amino-acid sequence MVKPVRNWPTRLRVLKHRVITALVLVWLLIGTLFLGDWRVFAVVTGLVMALACWEWSDLCGLRSKLGRGAYTALVAVVGVGLGVFLQWSEHHQSLQILLLVACAWWAVALLWVQSYPSSAILWGSTPVKMLMGLVILIPAWIALLYLRAQPAGAWLVLMAFLTVAAADVGAYFAGRRFGRTKLAKNVSPGKTWEGVLGGMVLALLWGGFANLTIIGGDWLALLAVVVPTSLVSVIGDLLESMVKRQRGVKDSGRLLPGHGGFLDRIDGLVAAAPVFALAVLASGWTVSSA; translated from the coding sequence TTGGTAAAACCGGTGCGCAACTGGCCAACGAGGCTGCGCGTGCTTAAACATCGTGTGATCACCGCGTTAGTCTTGGTCTGGTTGTTGATTGGCACGCTGTTTCTTGGTGACTGGCGAGTTTTTGCTGTTGTCACCGGCCTTGTGATGGCGTTGGCCTGTTGGGAGTGGTCCGACCTTTGCGGCTTGCGGTCTAAGTTGGGCCGTGGGGCCTATACTGCGCTAGTAGCTGTGGTGGGTGTTGGCTTGGGGGTGTTCCTGCAATGGTCCGAACACCATCAAAGCCTGCAAATCCTTTTGCTTGTAGCGTGTGCCTGGTGGGCAGTTGCTCTGCTCTGGGTGCAAAGCTACCCTTCGAGTGCGATTCTATGGGGAAGCACCCCCGTTAAAATGCTGATGGGCTTGGTAATACTGATTCCCGCCTGGATAGCCCTGCTGTATCTCCGGGCGCAACCGGCCGGAGCCTGGTTGGTCTTGATGGCTTTTTTAACGGTTGCAGCGGCAGATGTAGGCGCTTACTTCGCTGGTCGTCGCTTCGGTCGTACCAAGCTAGCCAAGAATGTGAGCCCTGGAAAAACCTGGGAGGGCGTATTGGGGGGCATGGTTCTCGCGCTGCTGTGGGGTGGTTTTGCTAACCTCACCATTATTGGCGGCGATTGGCTTGCCTTGTTGGCGGTTGTGGTTCCAACCTCTCTGGTGTCTGTGATCGGGGATTTGCTCGAGAGCATGGTGAAACGACAGCGCGGGGTTAAAGACAGCGGTCGACTGCTGCCGGGGCACGGTGGGTTCCTGGATCGCATTGATGGTTTAGTTGCTGCGGCGCCAGTATTTGCGCTCGCTGTGCTGGCCTCGGGCTGGACGGTAAGCAGTGCCTAA
- the rpsB gene encoding 30S ribosomal protein S2, with protein sequence MPTVSMRDMLQAGVHFGHQTRYWNPKMGQYIFGARNKIHIINLEHTVPAFNDALAVIKQMASQKKKVLFVGTKRAAQKTVKEQAERAGMPYVSNRWLGGMLTNYKTIRGSIRSYRDLETQSQDGTFEKLTKKEALMRTRTMDKLELSIGGIKDMGGLPDAMFVIDVEHERIAIQEANKLGIPVIGVVDTNSDPAGVDYVIPGNDDAIRAIKLYVTAMADACLEGAREGSPAAAADEFVEVESEEKVANNG encoded by the coding sequence ATGCCTACAGTAAGCATGCGCGATATGCTGCAAGCCGGTGTCCACTTTGGTCACCAAACCCGTTACTGGAACCCGAAGATGGGTCAATACATCTTTGGCGCTCGTAACAAAATTCATATCATCAACCTTGAGCACACTGTACCAGCGTTTAACGACGCATTGGCTGTGATCAAGCAGATGGCTTCCCAGAAGAAGAAAGTTCTGTTCGTTGGCACCAAACGAGCGGCGCAAAAGACTGTGAAAGAGCAGGCTGAGCGCGCTGGTATGCCTTACGTCAGCAACCGCTGGTTGGGTGGCATGCTCACCAACTACAAAACGATCCGCGGCTCAATCCGCAGCTACCGCGACCTGGAAACTCAGAGTCAAGACGGTACTTTTGAGAAGCTGACCAAGAAAGAAGCGCTGATGCGCACTCGCACCATGGACAAGCTCGAGCTGTCTATCGGTGGTATTAAAGATATGGGCGGTCTGCCTGACGCAATGTTCGTTATCGATGTGGAGCACGAACGTATTGCGATTCAGGAAGCCAACAAGTTGGGTATTCCCGTTATCGGCGTTGTCGATACCAATAGCGATCCTGCTGGCGTTGACTATGTAATCCCTGGCAATGACGACGCGATTCGCGCAATCAAACTGTATGTAACCGCTATGGCGGACGCATGTCTTGAAGGTGCGCGCGAAGGCTCTCCAGCCGCAGCAGCCGACGAATTCGTTGAAGTTGAGAGCGAAGAAAAGGTTGCTAATAACGGTTAA
- a CDS encoding [protein-PII] uridylyltransferase, with product MTHAVSVEQAPKFPLYHCQPIFFNQSKFREDLKKHPAIKVFKSAIAGIDSHFESRFHEGDDIHRLVQERATFVDLLLHYAWHQYAWDDDVALIAVGGYGRKELHPKSDIDILILLDDKAQKKYNDNLQLFVTFLWDIGLEIGSSVRTLKECIKIAKGDITVVTNLLEARRLAGNDKLRDKLQLLTGPEHMWPANKFFDAKVEEQEQRHLKYDNVEYNLEPNVKNAPGGLRDIQTINWVAKRYFNVPDITRLAGADFFTEEEYGALRSGEAFLWKVRYGIHLIANRAEERLTFEYQRELAKLFGYKDDDKGLAVEKFMHEYYRVVLALRELNDVLVNYLDEVIHTKRRKHKITPINDRFQLHDNLIEVTRESVFDESPCALMEIFVIMGNNPSIAGVRSPTIRLIREKRWLVNAKFRRDPHIRAMFIELFQLKVGLVAQLERMRRYGILGRYLPVFGNIIGQMQHDLFHRYTVDAHTLMVIKNVRKFRHEEAKQKFPIAHHIMKRRQHLHLLYIAALFHDIGKGRGGDHSTLGARDAETFCEDHQLRGKDTRLVVWLVEKHLLMSYVSQKKDISDPEVIRDFALEVGDQRHLDYLYALTVADMCGTSPDIWNTWRASLMRQLYMETKRALRRGLENHIDKQEHIEETQQLAAARLADKGICEQIARKLWDQMGDEYFIRESHTDIAWQTEAMIQHQGESPLILIRETTNLEFEGATQIFIRTRDERHVFPAVASVLTSLQLNIQDARLYSTNDGYTVDTFYVLNDNDQPLGDNSSKYLKISRAIGEELLLLGDYNEVVRRRTPRVLKQFSVPTRTSISNDIVSGNTVLEVISPDRPGLLATIGQVFMEHDVQLQNAKISTLGERVEDVFFITDADNQPLGDPRLCRALQDDICFRLDKRVEQDLAS from the coding sequence ATGACCCACGCTGTGTCTGTCGAACAAGCACCAAAATTTCCGCTTTACCACTGTCAGCCGATCTTCTTTAACCAGAGCAAGTTTCGGGAAGACCTCAAAAAGCACCCGGCGATTAAGGTGTTCAAAAGTGCCATAGCCGGGATCGACAGCCATTTCGAAAGTCGCTTTCACGAAGGCGATGATATCCACAGACTGGTGCAGGAGCGGGCGACTTTTGTCGATCTACTCCTACACTATGCCTGGCATCAATACGCCTGGGACGACGACGTCGCCCTGATCGCCGTCGGCGGCTACGGCCGCAAAGAGCTGCACCCCAAGTCAGATATCGACATTTTGATTTTGCTCGACGACAAAGCTCAAAAAAAATATAACGACAATCTTCAACTGTTCGTCACCTTCCTTTGGGACATAGGGCTGGAAATTGGCAGTAGCGTTCGAACCCTGAAGGAATGCATCAAGATTGCCAAAGGCGACATCACAGTTGTCACTAATTTACTCGAAGCTCGTCGACTGGCTGGCAACGATAAACTCCGCGATAAATTGCAGCTGCTCACCGGGCCAGAACATATGTGGCCGGCCAACAAATTCTTTGACGCCAAAGTGGAAGAGCAGGAACAGCGCCATCTGAAATACGACAACGTTGAATATAACCTCGAGCCCAATGTTAAAAACGCCCCAGGTGGCCTGCGCGATATTCAGACTATCAACTGGGTGGCCAAACGCTATTTTAATGTGCCCGACATTACTCGCCTCGCAGGTGCAGATTTCTTTACTGAGGAAGAGTATGGCGCATTGCGCAGTGGGGAAGCCTTTCTCTGGAAGGTGCGCTACGGCATCCACTTGATTGCCAATCGCGCAGAAGAGCGTCTGACCTTTGAGTACCAGCGCGAATTAGCCAAACTCTTTGGCTATAAGGATGACGACAAAGGCCTCGCCGTCGAGAAATTCATGCACGAGTACTATCGCGTGGTGCTGGCACTGCGCGAACTCAACGACGTATTGGTGAACTATCTCGACGAAGTTATTCACACCAAAAGACGCAAGCACAAAATCACCCCCATCAACGACCGGTTTCAGTTGCACGACAACCTGATTGAAGTTACCCGTGAGAGCGTGTTTGACGAATCGCCCTGCGCGCTCATGGAAATTTTTGTGATCATGGGGAACAACCCCAGCATCGCCGGTGTGCGCTCGCCGACAATTCGCTTGATCCGCGAGAAACGCTGGCTGGTGAATGCGAAGTTTCGCCGCGATCCACATATTCGTGCGATGTTCATCGAGCTATTTCAGTTAAAGGTCGGTCTGGTTGCGCAACTTGAGAGAATGCGCCGCTACGGCATCCTCGGCCGGTACCTGCCGGTATTCGGCAATATCATTGGCCAAATGCAGCACGACCTATTCCACCGCTACACCGTGGATGCACACACTTTGATGGTTATAAAAAACGTGCGCAAATTTCGTCACGAAGAGGCAAAGCAGAAGTTTCCCATTGCCCATCACATAATGAAGCGGCGCCAGCATCTGCATTTGCTCTACATAGCCGCACTGTTTCACGACATCGGCAAAGGCCGTGGCGGCGACCATTCGACATTGGGCGCTCGCGATGCGGAAACCTTCTGCGAAGATCACCAATTGCGCGGCAAGGACACACGCCTGGTGGTGTGGCTGGTAGAGAAGCACCTGTTAATGTCCTACGTTTCCCAAAAGAAGGACATTTCCGACCCGGAAGTGATTCGTGATTTCGCACTGGAAGTTGGGGACCAGCGCCACCTGGACTATCTTTACGCCTTAACCGTCGCCGACATGTGTGGCACCAGCCCTGATATCTGGAATACCTGGCGCGCCAGCCTCATGCGACAACTGTATATGGAAACCAAGCGCGCGCTGCGTCGTGGTCTCGAAAACCATATCGATAAGCAAGAGCACATCGAAGAAACTCAGCAGCTGGCCGCCGCGCGGCTGGCCGATAAAGGCATCTGCGAGCAGATCGCGCGCAAACTCTGGGATCAAATGGGCGATGAGTATTTCATCCGGGAGTCCCATACCGATATTGCCTGGCAAACAGAGGCGATGATTCAGCACCAGGGCGAAAGCCCGCTGATTCTCATCCGCGAAACCACCAACCTCGAATTTGAAGGCGCAACTCAGATTTTTATACGCACTCGCGATGAGCGCCACGTATTCCCTGCTGTCGCCAGCGTGCTGACATCCCTGCAACTGAACATTCAGGATGCGCGGCTGTACAGTACCAACGATGGCTACACCGTCGATACCTTCTACGTGCTGAACGACAACGATCAGCCTCTCGGTGACAATTCCTCTAAATACCTGAAGATTTCCCGAGCCATCGGCGAAGAACTTTTACTGTTAGGCGACTACAACGAAGTGGTTCGACGTCGCACGCCGCGCGTGCTAAAGCAGTTTTCTGTGCCTACCCGTACCAGCATCAGCAACGATATTGTGAGTGGTAACACGGTGCTCGAGGTCATCAGCCCGGACAGACCAGGCCTGCTTGCAACCATCGGCCAAGTGTTTATGGAGCACGATGTCCAGCTACAAAACGCCAAGATTTCAACGCTCGGCGAACGAGTGGAGGATGTATTCTTTATCACCGACGCGGACAACCAACCACTTGGTGATCCACGCCTGTGCCGTGCCCTGCAGGATGACATCTGTTTTCGCCTGGACAAACGTGTCGAGCAGGATCTTGCGTCCTGA
- the pyrH gene encoding UMP kinase translates to MPGGRDRKYKRILLKLSGEQLMGDEGFGIDPKVLDKMALEIGQLVGIGVQVGLVIGGGNLFRGAALNEAGLDRVTGDHMGMLATVMNALAMRDALERCNIQSTVMSAIPMHGVTDQYDRRKAIRLLENGEVVIFSAGTGNPFFTTDSAACLRGIEVEAELVLKATKVDGVYTADPVKDPSATRYSRLSYDTVLQEKLGVMDLTAICLCQDHSMPVRVFKMSKPGALLSIIVGEDEGTLIVGGSE, encoded by the coding sequence ATGCCGGGTGGCCGCGACAGAAAATACAAGCGAATCCTGCTCAAGCTCAGCGGTGAGCAATTGATGGGTGATGAGGGGTTCGGTATCGATCCCAAAGTGCTGGACAAGATGGCTCTGGAAATCGGCCAGCTGGTGGGTATCGGTGTGCAGGTCGGTCTCGTTATTGGTGGCGGAAACCTGTTCCGTGGGGCAGCGCTGAACGAAGCTGGCTTGGATCGTGTCACTGGCGATCATATGGGAATGTTAGCCACGGTCATGAATGCCCTGGCGATGCGCGACGCGCTTGAGCGTTGCAATATCCAGTCGACTGTTATGTCTGCAATTCCTATGCACGGTGTAACTGATCAGTACGACCGCCGCAAAGCAATACGCTTGCTGGAAAATGGCGAGGTGGTTATTTTTTCTGCTGGCACTGGTAATCCATTCTTCACCACCGATTCTGCTGCTTGCCTGCGCGGAATTGAGGTAGAGGCGGAACTGGTGCTGAAAGCGACAAAAGTGGATGGGGTTTACACGGCTGATCCGGTGAAAGATCCTTCTGCCACACGTTACAGTCGCCTCAGCTACGACACCGTACTGCAGGAAAAGCTGGGTGTGATGGACCTGACGGCCATTTGTTTGTGTCAAGACCATTCTATGCCGGTTCGTGTTTTCAAAATGTCTAAACCCGGTGCGTTGCTGAGCATCATTGTCGGTGAGGATGAAGGCACGCTTATTGTTGGGGGAAGTGAATAA
- the map gene encoding type I methionyl aminopeptidase translates to MSVTIKTAEEIEKMRVAGRKAAEVLEMIEPYVVPGVTTAELDRICHDYMVDQQQSIPAPLNYKGFPKSICTSVNQVVCHGIPSEKKKLKSGDIINLDITVIVDGYHGDTSKMFMVGEVAPHAERLCKITQECLYLGIEQVKPGARLGDIGAVIQQYAEKNHYSVVREYCGHGIGKVFHEEPQVLHYGVAGKGMELVEGMTFTIEPMINAGKHHTKLKGDGWTVETRDGRLSAQWEHTLAVTKDGVEVLTARNEESF, encoded by the coding sequence ATGTCCGTAACAATCAAGACTGCAGAAGAAATCGAGAAGATGCGCGTGGCCGGCCGCAAGGCAGCGGAAGTATTGGAAATGATCGAGCCATACGTCGTGCCCGGCGTAACCACCGCCGAGCTGGATCGCATCTGTCACGATTATATGGTTGACCAACAACAATCGATTCCGGCGCCACTCAACTACAAAGGCTTCCCGAAGTCAATTTGTACATCGGTAAATCAGGTGGTTTGCCACGGCATACCCTCCGAGAAAAAGAAACTCAAGTCTGGCGATATTATCAATCTTGATATCACCGTGATCGTAGATGGCTATCACGGTGATACCAGCAAAATGTTCATGGTGGGAGAAGTGGCTCCTCACGCAGAACGCCTGTGTAAAATCACTCAGGAATGCCTCTACCTGGGAATTGAACAAGTCAAACCGGGTGCGCGCCTGGGAGACATAGGAGCAGTCATCCAGCAGTACGCGGAGAAGAATCACTATTCGGTGGTGCGTGAATACTGTGGCCACGGCATTGGCAAAGTCTTTCACGAAGAACCTCAAGTATTGCACTACGGCGTTGCAGGTAAAGGTATGGAATTGGTGGAAGGAATGACCTTCACAATCGAACCCATGATCAACGCCGGTAAACACCACACCAAATTGAAAGGCGACGGCTGGACTGTAGAAACACGCGACGGCCGCCTGTCAGCGCAATGGGAACACACACTCGCCGTTACCAAGGATGGAGTTGAAGTATTGACCGCCCGTAACGAGGAAAGCTTTTAA
- the frr gene encoding ribosome recycling factor gives MINDIKKDAEARMKKTVEALGINFNKIRTGRAHPSILDGVSVSYYGSDTPLSQVANISVLDARTLSLSPWEKSMVPEIEKAIMKSDLGLNPVTTGELIRVPMPALTEESRKGYIKQAKTEAEQARVSIRNVRRDVLADVKELLKEKEISEDDDRRAQDDIQKITDKYVAEVDAALAVKEKDLMEI, from the coding sequence ATGATCAATGATATTAAGAAAGACGCCGAAGCGCGCATGAAAAAAACGGTTGAAGCGTTGGGTATAAACTTCAACAAAATTCGTACTGGTCGAGCGCACCCTAGCATTCTCGACGGCGTGAGTGTCTCTTACTATGGTAGCGATACGCCGCTGAGCCAGGTCGCTAATATTTCGGTTCTCGATGCACGTACTTTGTCTCTCAGCCCGTGGGAAAAGAGCATGGTGCCTGAGATTGAAAAGGCCATTATGAAATCGGATCTGGGGTTAAATCCGGTTACCACTGGTGAGTTGATTCGAGTGCCGATGCCAGCGCTGACCGAAGAGTCGCGTAAAGGCTATATAAAACAGGCGAAAACTGAAGCTGAGCAGGCACGTGTTTCTATTCGCAATGTTCGCCGTGACGTGTTGGCCGACGTTAAGGAGTTGCTCAAAGAGAAAGAGATCAGCGAAGACGACGATCGCCGTGCGCAAGATGATATCCAGAAAATTACCGATAAGTATGTTGCGGAAGTCGATGCAGCGCTCGCTGTGAAAGAAAAGGATCTGATGGAGATCTAA
- the uppS gene encoding polyprenyl diphosphate synthase — protein sequence MSVNPIESANPLRHVAIIMDGNNRWAEQRGRQGITGHRAGVERIRDVLRACREEGVDALTLFAFSSENWRRPPKEVEALMGLFYNYLKKEARKLAEEGVAIRVIGNRARFSKKLLSAIEEAESIASSGEATLIIAADYGGCWDITQSAKSLAEDAIAGRISLDDITEQAIGSRISTSSLPPLDLLIRTGGEYRISNFLLWQAAYAELYFSELLWPEFDGVAMKTAIEDFRRRQRRFGKTGAQLANEAARA from the coding sequence ATGAGTGTAAACCCCATAGAGAGTGCAAACCCGCTGCGTCATGTGGCAATCATCATGGATGGGAACAACCGCTGGGCGGAACAGCGGGGCCGGCAGGGAATTACCGGGCATCGCGCTGGTGTTGAGAGAATACGCGACGTGTTGCGTGCATGTCGCGAGGAAGGCGTGGACGCGCTCACCTTGTTTGCGTTTAGCAGCGAAAACTGGCGTAGACCTCCAAAGGAAGTCGAAGCGCTTATGGGGCTGTTTTACAATTACTTAAAAAAAGAGGCGCGTAAACTGGCCGAAGAAGGCGTTGCCATTCGGGTTATCGGCAACCGCGCCCGCTTCAGCAAAAAATTGCTCAGCGCCATTGAAGAAGCGGAGTCGATCGCTTCCAGTGGCGAAGCGACATTGATCATCGCGGCTGATTACGGTGGTTGTTGGGATATTACCCAATCTGCGAAATCACTGGCCGAAGATGCTATCGCAGGCCGAATAAGCCTGGATGACATTACCGAGCAAGCAATCGGCAGCCGAATTTCCACCTCCTCCCTGCCGCCTCTGGACCTATTGATCCGCACCGGGGGCGAGTATCGCATCAGTAATTTTTTATTGTGGCAGGCTGCCTACGCAGAACTCTATTTCAGTGAGTTGCTCTGGCCGGAATTTGACGGTGTTGCGATGAAAACGGCTATCGAAGATTTTCGCCGCCGTCAGCGCCGGTTTGGTAAAACCGGTGCGCAACTGGCCAACGAGGCTGCGCGTGCTTAA